One genomic region from Candidatus Xiphinematobacter sp. encodes:
- the hisB gene encoding imidazoleglycerol-phosphate dehydratase HisB codes for MSRIAKIERSTRETQLRLVLDVDGGGNQGIATGIPFFDHMLDLFAFHGLFGLEIVAEGDMAVDLHHTVEDIGITLGAAFAQALGSKSGLVRYGCSYIPMDEALVRSVVDISGRSLLVYHAPLEVEGIGSFSFQLVEEFLRAFSTHAALTLHVEVLCGRNSHHMAEGIFKSLARALSAATSLNPDMLGIPSTKGLV; via the coding sequence ATGTCCCGCATCGCTAAAATAGAGCGCTCTACTAGAGAGACTCAGTTGCGCTTGGTTCTGGACGTCGACGGCGGAGGAAATCAGGGGATCGCCACTGGAATCCCTTTTTTCGACCACATGTTGGACCTTTTCGCCTTTCATGGTCTTTTCGGTTTAGAGATTGTAGCCGAAGGAGACATGGCTGTAGACCTTCATCATACGGTAGAAGATATAGGGATTACGTTGGGAGCAGCATTTGCCCAAGCACTCGGAAGTAAGAGTGGGCTTGTGCGTTACGGATGCAGCTACATTCCTATGGACGAAGCGCTCGTAAGGTCAGTCGTAGACATTAGTGGGCGCTCTCTTTTGGTCTACCATGCTCCATTGGAAGTAGAAGGTATTGGCTCCTTCTCGTTCCAGCTTGTAGAAGAATTTCTCCGAGCTTTCTCTACTCATGCAGCTCTCACCCTCCACGTGGAAGTCCTCTGTGGTCGCAATTCTCATCACATGGCAGAGGGTATTTTTAAGTCTCTAGCGCGCGCACTTTCCGCCGCTACTAGCCTTAATCCAGATATGCTTGGCATCCCAAGTACCAAGGGTCTAGTATGA
- the hisH gene encoding imidazole glycerol phosphate synthase subunit HisH, with protein MKRGITVGLVDYGSSNLRSVRKALEVCGAAVHLVDQPVAFDSTQWSALVVPGVGSFGHCVQSLRTKKLWLPILRWIEMGHPYLGICLGYHLLFESSEESPETKGFGLLAGRVVSFPRWKVKVPHVGWNELTVRQPVLFDGIELPVSVYFIHSYYPIPQDSEVISSECEYGVRFAASITKGRVVATQFHPEKSQSAGLRFIANFLHSLQPISLPAYATSSSN; from the coding sequence ATGAAGCGGGGCATCACTGTAGGTTTGGTAGACTATGGGAGCAGCAACTTACGCAGTGTGCGAAAGGCACTAGAGGTTTGTGGAGCTGCAGTGCACCTGGTTGATCAACCCGTGGCCTTTGACTCTACTCAGTGGAGTGCCTTGGTGGTACCGGGGGTAGGCTCTTTTGGACATTGTGTGCAAAGCCTGCGCACAAAAAAGCTGTGGCTTCCCATCCTCCGTTGGATCGAGATGGGCCACCCGTATCTCGGAATCTGCTTGGGCTATCACCTCCTCTTTGAGTCTAGTGAGGAGTCGCCAGAAACAAAAGGATTTGGCTTATTAGCTGGACGTGTTGTCTCCTTCCCCAGGTGGAAGGTCAAGGTTCCCCATGTAGGGTGGAATGAGTTGACTGTAAGACAACCTGTCCTTTTCGATGGAATCGAACTCCCCGTAAGCGTCTATTTCATACATTCCTACTACCCCATTCCCCAGGACTCTGAAGTTATTTCCTCCGAGTGCGAGTATGGGGTACGCTTTGCCGCCAGTATTACAAAGGGTCGGGTAGTGGCTACTCAGTTCCATCCGGAAAAGAGCCAGTCTGCGGGGCTCCGATTCATCGCTAATTTTCTCCACTCTCTCCAGCCTATCTCGCTCCCAGCTTATGCTACTTCTTCCAGCAATTGA
- the hisA gene encoding 1-(5-phosphoribosyl)-5-[(5-phosphoribosylamino)methylideneamino]imidazole-4-carboxamide isomerase: MLLLPAIDLMAGQVVRLKQGRATEKTVYSEDPPEVARQWEAIGGDWLHIVDLDAAFEGNPRNMASVRAICQAVTIPCELGGGMRSKSAIRAALEAGVSRVVLGTCASESLEFVREMCRAFGDERIAIGIDACNGLIATKGWTHRTSQHASDLALAIQEIGVSTIVYTDITADGMLQGPNFSGLSFLLSLLSCQLIASGGISSVEDLQRLNAMMPRPYGSIIGRALYDGRIKGDLRGALSPLGE, translated from the coding sequence ATGCTACTTCTTCCAGCAATTGACTTGATGGCTGGTCAGGTCGTACGACTGAAGCAGGGGAGAGCGACCGAAAAGACCGTGTATTCGGAAGATCCGCCAGAAGTTGCAAGACAATGGGAGGCTATCGGAGGGGACTGGTTACACATTGTTGACCTGGACGCCGCATTCGAGGGAAATCCTAGGAATATGGCCTCTGTTCGTGCCATTTGCCAAGCGGTAACTATCCCCTGTGAGCTTGGTGGGGGGATGCGCAGTAAATCTGCTATTAGGGCAGCTCTAGAGGCAGGTGTTTCTCGGGTTGTGCTTGGCACGTGCGCTAGTGAATCCTTAGAGTTCGTGCGGGAGATGTGTCGTGCCTTCGGAGATGAGCGTATTGCCATCGGCATTGATGCGTGCAATGGCCTGATTGCGACTAAGGGTTGGACCCACCGTACTAGCCAGCACGCTTCTGACCTGGCACTGGCCATCCAGGAAATTGGCGTCTCAACAATTGTCTATACGGATATTACCGCTGACGGGATGTTACAGGGTCCTAATTTTAGCGGACTTTCCTTTTTACTTTCTCTACTCTCTTGTCAGCTGATAGCTAGCGGGGGAATCTCAAGTGTGGAAGACCTGCAGCGACTTAACGCCATGATGCCGCGCCCATACGGATCTATCATTGGTAGAGCTCTCTATGATGGCCGCATCAAAGGCGACCTACGCGGTGCCCTTTCTCCATTGGGAGAATGA
- a CDS encoding quinone-dependent dihydroorotate dehydrogenase: MALYSFFLRQLFFRMEAETAHRLVLSCLSYHRLLSLIEKCSFKRALPRGPVISLFGLQFRNPVGLAAGMDKNGIALPSWEKLGFGFIEVGTITAYPQSGNPRPRLFRFPELEALVNRMGFNNEGAKNVALRMERLRRSGNWPSIPIGINIGKSRLTPLHAAQDDYLRSFQYLYPYGDYFVLNVSSPNTPGLRALQNTEHLTRIISTLRAWEGKHSKPLLIKIDPDLSLKDIVSIVKFAEKEHVAGLIATNTTLDHSSLPPERNELGGLSGKPLQARSNAVIRKIRQVSPIPIIGAGGILGAGAAHEKLSSGANLIQIYTGFVYRGPALIQEILHAIASLPTRSANQVGDSFSQWRKGTA; the protein is encoded by the coding sequence ATGGCTCTCTACAGCTTCTTCCTACGCCAGTTGTTTTTCCGAATGGAAGCTGAGACAGCACATCGTCTTGTCCTTTCCTGCCTTTCATATCATCGGCTCCTCTCTCTAATAGAGAAGTGCTCCTTTAAGAGGGCACTGCCTAGGGGTCCGGTAATTTCCTTGTTTGGTCTCCAGTTTCGTAATCCGGTAGGACTTGCCGCGGGCATGGACAAAAATGGAATAGCCTTGCCCTCCTGGGAGAAACTGGGGTTTGGCTTCATAGAAGTCGGAACTATAACTGCATACCCCCAGAGTGGAAATCCCAGACCACGTTTATTCCGGTTCCCAGAATTGGAAGCTCTGGTCAATCGTATGGGGTTTAATAATGAAGGAGCAAAAAACGTTGCACTTCGGATGGAGCGTCTACGGCGTTCTGGCAATTGGCCCAGCATTCCTATCGGGATCAACATTGGAAAATCCCGGCTTACCCCACTTCACGCAGCCCAGGACGATTATCTGCGGAGCTTCCAATACCTCTATCCCTATGGGGACTACTTTGTGCTTAACGTCAGCTCCCCCAATACTCCTGGACTCCGCGCTCTCCAAAATACAGAACACTTGACTAGAATCATAAGCACACTACGGGCTTGGGAAGGAAAACACTCTAAGCCTCTCCTGATTAAAATCGATCCGGACCTTTCCCTGAAAGACATCGTTTCCATTGTCAAGTTTGCGGAGAAAGAGCATGTTGCCGGTCTCATTGCCACGAATACCACTCTAGACCACTCCTCCTTGCCGCCGGAACGAAACGAACTCGGTGGCCTCAGTGGAAAGCCGCTGCAGGCACGCTCTAATGCTGTAATCCGAAAAATCCGGCAGGTCTCCCCTATCCCAATAATTGGCGCAGGCGGAATCCTTGGAGCGGGGGCAGCACATGAAAAACTCTCCTCCGGAGCCAATCTAATCCAGATATATACAGGCTTCGTCTATCGTGGGCCAGCCTTGATCCAAGAGATTTTGCACGCTATCGCATCTCTTCCTACACGATCGGCAAATCAAGTGGGAGACTCATTCTCCCAATGGAGAAAGGGCACCGCGTAG